A single region of the Dehalococcoides mccartyi genome encodes:
- a CDS encoding reductive dehalogenase, translated as MKKFHSTLSRRDFMKSLGVVGAGLGTMSAAAPVFHDLDEVTSSAIGINKNPWWVKERDFKDPTVPIDWSKVTRQRGVFQGLPRPTIADFEKAGVIGGTSTDLETPEMALTLYDAMAKEFPGWTPGYAGMGDVRTTSLCNASKFMMFGAWPGNMEMGGKRVNVIGAIMAAGGSPTFTPWLGPQLDTTTRPQDFGAPVWQGTPEENLKTCRTAIRFFGGSDVAALELDDDILKFIHSQIGGKDVVVEDVDEAYETATKMVIPRKCKWVLMWSARQSLEGTRRQAGITENFSVWYSYSRFPKVGAQFQEFIRGLGYQALNPGMMGFLANPLAALSGMGEHGRMSSPTLTPKYGTTNRAMWALITDLPLLPTPPIDFGAYKFCKTCGICADSCPFNLIQQGDPTWENPASAKSGIQQGTFEGWRTNTADCPHCPTCQGTCPFNSKPDSFIHAVVKGTVANTPLLNSFFTNMEKAMDYGRKDPEEFWDLDNDFTYGIDTSY; from the coding sequence ATGAAAAAGTTTCATTCCACACTCTCGCGACGTGATTTTATGAAAAGCCTCGGGGTAGTCGGAGCAGGTTTAGGGACTATGAGCGCTGCCGCCCCTGTCTTCCATGATTTGGATGAGGTTACGTCTTCGGCAATCGGTATTAACAAAAATCCCTGGTGGGTGAAGGAAAGGGATTTTAAAGATCCTACTGTTCCTATTGACTGGTCAAAAGTAACCCGTCAGCGGGGTGTATTTCAGGGTTTGCCCAGACCCACGATAGCTGACTTTGAAAAGGCCGGGGTTATCGGCGGTACTTCTACAGACCTTGAAACCCCCGAAATGGCACTTACTCTTTACGATGCCATGGCCAAGGAATTTCCGGGATGGACTCCCGGTTATGCAGGTATGGGTGATGTCAGGACTACCTCACTCTGCAACGCTTCAAAATTTATGATGTTCGGTGCTTGGCCCGGCAATATGGAAATGGGCGGCAAAAGAGTTAATGTCATCGGTGCTATTATGGCGGCTGGCGGCAGTCCCACCTTTACTCCGTGGTTGGGGCCTCAGTTGGACACCACTACCCGCCCCCAGGATTTTGGCGCTCCCGTCTGGCAGGGTACACCTGAAGAAAACCTGAAAACCTGCCGTACTGCTATCAGGTTTTTTGGAGGCTCGGATGTGGCCGCACTTGAACTTGATGATGATATTTTGAAATTTATTCACTCTCAAATCGGCGGCAAAGATGTAGTCGTTGAAGATGTAGACGAAGCCTATGAAACCGCAACCAAGATGGTTATCCCCCGCAAGTGCAAATGGGTACTGATGTGGAGTGCCAGGCAGTCATTGGAAGGCACCCGCCGTCAGGCCGGCATCACCGAAAACTTCTCTGTCTGGTATTCATATTCCCGTTTCCCCAAGGTCGGTGCTCAGTTCCAGGAGTTTATCCGCGGTTTGGGTTATCAGGCCTTGAATCCGGGTATGATGGGCTTCTTGGCTAACCCCTTGGCAGCCTTATCCGGTATGGGCGAACACGGGCGTATGTCTTCACCCACTCTTACTCCCAAATACGGCACAACCAACCGGGCTATGTGGGCGCTTATTACAGACCTGCCCTTGCTGCCTACTCCGCCCATAGACTTTGGTGCTTACAAATTCTGCAAGACCTGCGGTATTTGTGCGGACTCCTGTCCCTTCAATCTGATTCAGCAGGGTGACCCCACCTGGGAAAACCCTGCCTCAGCCAAGTCCGGCATCCAGCAGGGAACATTTGAGGGCTGGCGAACCAATACCGCAGATTGTCCTCACTGCCCCACCTGTCAGGGCACCTGCCCTTTTAACAGCAAACCGGATTCATTTATCCATGCTGTGGTTAAGGGAACAGTTGCCAATACTCCTCTGCTTAATAGCTTTTTTACCAATATGGAAAAAGCTATGGATTACGGGCGGAAAGATCCTGAAGAATTCTGGGATTTGGACAATGACTTTACCTATGGTATTGACACCAGTTACTAA
- a CDS encoding MarR family winged helix-turn-helix transcriptional regulator produces the protein MNKYETITLEHLLWINIVQARHVMNRLWERKMKDTHLTTEKFAIIHELLCLGGESTPHNLAKRIVFEPHSISAMLSRMEKDGLITKTKDLKKKHMVRIKLTQKAIELFPEALNTSLEIFTDLMKGVPREEKIRLTESLTHIRNKALTISPKKDKKLTPFKYT, from the coding sequence ATGAACAAGTACGAAACCATAACACTGGAGCATTTACTCTGGATAAACATCGTCCAGGCCCGGCACGTCATGAACCGGCTCTGGGAGCGCAAAATGAAGGATACTCACCTGACAACCGAAAAATTCGCCATTATACATGAGCTTTTGTGCCTGGGAGGAGAATCCACCCCCCATAATCTGGCCAAGAGGATTGTATTTGAACCCCATTCCATCTCAGCTATGCTCAGCCGCATGGAAAAAGACGGGCTGATTACCAAAACCAAAGACCTTAAAAAGAAACACATGGTCAGGATAAAACTAACCCAAAAAGCCATAGAGCTTTTCCCTGAAGCCTTAAATACTTCACTTGAGATATTTACTGATTTGATGAAAGGTGTTCCCAGAGAAGAAAAAATAAGGCTGACTGAATCTCTTACCCATATACGAAATAAAGCTTTAACCATCAGCCCCAAGAAGGATAAGAAGCTTACGCCCTTCAAATATACCTGA
- a CDS encoding reductive dehalogenase has translation MSKFHSSLSRRDFMKGLGLAGAGIGAVAAASPVFHDLDEVASADSSVAKRPWWVKEVDKPTIEIDWSKTSSLPFPQEGCHLPPLLADFVGWDRVNAAMAQGVANLNAGAKKTGSREAISLLDTSMQEAAWPHFIAHAGWREPVYPALEGAAPIPELVGQTYTHESFGVPRWESTPEENFALLKSAMRFFGAGQIASIELDNNVKSMFYPVDASRMFFNGPPMAYGFEDCDNGYVTDTHFIIPNKARWVVTYTTPMPKEMYRTAPSGVCYAANMSRYRLNQETMACVQKFLLGLGYQGLQSAPWPNGICPSPAVATLSGLGEMDRINQCVIPEEGAVVGIYKFITDLPLPVSKPIDFGAFRFCHSCRKCADTCPAKAISFEEEPTWEPAGPWSTSGKKAYYKNEPECKLYQHSTGATCQICTGVCVFNVNTKAMIHEIVKSTLSTTGIFNTFLWKADVAFGYGHHDAAEWWDLDLPRYGFDTTMGVRDGGYGK, from the coding sequence ATGAGTAAATTTCACAGTAGCCTCAGCCGAAGAGATTTCATGAAGGGATTAGGATTAGCAGGTGCCGGTATCGGTGCAGTTGCCGCCGCTTCCCCTGTTTTCCATGACCTTGATGAAGTAGCCTCGGCAGATTCATCTGTCGCCAAACGCCCCTGGTGGGTGAAAGAGGTTGACAAGCCGACCATAGAAATAGACTGGAGTAAAACGTCCTCGCTGCCGTTTCCCCAGGAAGGTTGTCACCTTCCCCCGCTGTTAGCTGATTTTGTGGGATGGGACAGGGTAAATGCCGCTATGGCTCAGGGTGTGGCCAATCTTAACGCAGGTGCCAAGAAGACCGGCTCCAGAGAAGCCATTTCCCTGCTGGATACCTCCATGCAGGAAGCTGCCTGGCCTCATTTTATAGCTCATGCCGGCTGGAGAGAACCTGTATATCCGGCTTTGGAAGGGGCAGCCCCCATACCGGAGCTGGTAGGCCAAACATATACCCATGAAAGTTTTGGAGTACCCCGCTGGGAAAGCACTCCCGAAGAGAATTTTGCCTTGCTCAAATCTGCCATGAGGTTTTTCGGTGCCGGTCAGATTGCATCTATAGAGCTGGATAACAATGTAAAAAGCATGTTCTATCCTGTAGATGCCAGCCGTATGTTCTTCAACGGCCCGCCCATGGCTTATGGTTTTGAAGATTGTGATAACGGCTACGTAACCGATACCCACTTTATTATTCCCAACAAAGCCCGCTGGGTGGTTACCTACACTACCCCCATGCCAAAGGAAATGTACCGCACTGCACCTTCGGGTGTTTGTTATGCCGCCAATATGAGCCGCTACCGGCTTAATCAGGAAACCATGGCTTGTGTTCAGAAATTTCTGCTTGGGCTGGGCTATCAGGGTTTGCAGTCTGCCCCTTGGCCTAATGGTATTTGTCCTTCTCCGGCTGTGGCCACTTTGTCCGGTCTGGGCGAAATGGACAGAATTAATCAGTGTGTTATTCCTGAAGAAGGTGCGGTAGTAGGTATCTACAAATTTATCACCGACCTGCCTTTGCCCGTCAGCAAACCCATAGATTTCGGTGCTTTCCGCTTCTGCCATAGCTGCCGGAAGTGTGCCGATACCTGCCCGGCCAAGGCAATATCCTTTGAAGAAGAGCCTACTTGGGAACCGGCTGGCCCTTGGAGCACCAGCGGTAAAAAGGCTTACTACAAGAATGAACCTGAGTGCAAGCTGTATCAGCACAGCACCGGGGCTACCTGCCAGATATGTACCGGCGTTTGTGTATTTAACGTAAATACCAAAGCCATGATACATGAGATTGTCAAATCCACCCTCTCCACCACCGGCATTTTCAACACTTTCCTTTGGAAAGCAGATGTTGCTTTTGGTTACGGCCATCACGATGCGGCCGAATGGTGGGATCTTGACCTGCCCAGATACGGCTTTGATACCACTATGGGTGTCAGAGACGGCGGGTACGGAAAGTAA
- a CDS encoding PAS domain-containing sensor histidine kinase yields MEIDELKDEIAKLKQCNYALKKERLKYRELFNRANDAILLFKFNNPNEPVTITDANTAACKHFGYTYEELIGKTNLFIDSPETAIRGTEILNDLFIKGHEVLEIAHKNKNGESIPVEINHKIIYLAGDTMIISVIRDITARKKNEQELRESLEREKQLRETLENEISQRVTFMRALVHELKTPLTSMLATSELLSKNLKEEPNHSYIKCLYAGIQDLNLRVDELLDIARGEVGLLRLECEPLNIYELLKDVEEIIRPVFESNAQKLTISLQNSLPVVVADYKRLKQVILNLLDNAAKYTPLGGDIRLSAAAGNKYLVIEVKDNGKGMSPKETGALFKLYSRSNKKGSPSGLGIGLALSKMIVDLHEGEITVKSKLGEGSTFTFSIPLRPNAK; encoded by the coding sequence GTGGAAATAGACGAACTAAAAGACGAAATAGCCAAATTAAAGCAATGCAACTACGCTTTGAAAAAAGAGCGCCTGAAATACCGTGAGCTTTTCAACCGCGCCAATGATGCTATTCTGCTGTTCAAATTTAACAATCCCAATGAGCCGGTAACTATTACCGATGCCAATACCGCCGCCTGCAAACACTTTGGCTACACTTACGAAGAGCTGATAGGCAAGACAAACCTGTTTATAGATTCCCCGGAAACAGCAATCCGCGGGACAGAAATACTTAACGATTTATTTATAAAAGGGCATGAGGTTCTGGAGATAGCCCACAAAAATAAAAACGGGGAGAGTATCCCGGTTGAGATTAACCACAAAATAATTTATCTGGCCGGTGATACTATGATAATTTCGGTTATCCGGGATATAACCGCCAGAAAAAAGAATGAACAGGAATTACGGGAGTCTTTAGAGCGTGAAAAACAGCTCAGGGAAACCCTGGAAAACGAGATAAGCCAGCGGGTTACCTTTATGCGGGCTTTGGTTCATGAATTGAAAACCCCTCTGACCTCCATGCTGGCTACGTCTGAGCTGCTTAGCAAAAACCTGAAAGAAGAACCCAATCACAGTTATATCAAGTGTTTGTACGCCGGCATACAGGACCTTAACCTGCGGGTAGACGAACTTCTGGATATTGCAAGGGGAGAGGTGGGACTGCTCCGGCTGGAATGCGAACCGCTGAATATTTACGAATTGCTTAAAGATGTGGAAGAGATAATAAGACCCGTATTTGAATCCAACGCCCAAAAGCTGACCATCAGCCTGCAAAATTCGCTGCCGGTTGTGGTAGCCGATTATAAACGTTTGAAACAGGTAATTTTAAATTTGCTGGATAATGCTGCCAAATACACCCCTCTGGGCGGAGATATACGGCTGAGTGCCGCTGCCGGCAATAAATATCTGGTGATTGAAGTTAAAGATAACGGCAAAGGTATGAGCCCGAAGGAGACAGGGGCTTTGTTTAAACTATACTCACGCAGCAATAAAAAGGGCTCTCCCTCAGGCTTGGGTATCGGTTTAGCATTGTCCAAGATGATTGTTGACCTGCACGAGGGGGAAATAACAGTGAAAAGTAAACTCGGCGAAGGAAGCACCTTTACTTTTTCCATACCGCTGAGGCCAAACGCCAAATGA
- a CDS encoding response regulator transcription factor, whose product MKILIIEDDYKIVQAISFALKIGWPDVTLLSASRGENGLKLIEEQKPSLIILDLSLPDMDGLEVLKDARLFCDTPIIILTVRSEESDVVEALELGANEYIIKPFRQMELLARIRCILRRPITTNKDALLEWGPFKLDYFKRLLFMNQKTVILTTIESQIMHELLKDAPNIVTYSRLSELISGGHYPEVINSIKVHVYNLRRKLEADSYAPKHIMNMHGVGYFLSK is encoded by the coding sequence ATGAAGATACTTATTATCGAAGATGATTATAAGATAGTGCAGGCAATATCTTTTGCCCTGAAGATAGGCTGGCCTGATGTAACTCTGCTGAGTGCCTCCCGCGGGGAAAACGGGCTGAAACTGATTGAAGAACAAAAACCCAGCCTGATTATCCTTGACCTGAGCCTGCCGGATATGGACGGGCTGGAAGTGCTGAAAGATGCCCGGCTTTTCTGCGATACGCCCATTATTATTTTGACTGTACGGTCAGAAGAATCTGATGTGGTGGAAGCACTGGAGCTGGGAGCAAACGAATATATAATAAAGCCCTTCCGCCAGATGGAGCTGCTTGCCCGAATCCGCTGCATACTCCGCCGCCCCATAACCACCAACAAGGATGCCTTGCTGGAGTGGGGGCCATTTAAACTGGATTATTTTAAACGGCTATTATTCATGAACCAAAAAACTGTAATCTTGACCACCATTGAAAGCCAGATTATGCATGAGCTTCTTAAGGATGCCCCCAATATAGTTACTTACTCACGGCTGTCTGAACTGATTTCAGGCGGGCATTACCCTGAAGTAATAAACAGCATAAAGGTACATGTATATAATCTGAGGCGAAAACTTGAGGCAGATTCATATGCCCCAAAACATATTATGAATATGCACGGGGTAGGCTATTTCCTGTCTAAATAA
- a CDS encoding porin PorA family protein, producing the protein MFKRWWPSFLGTLLVAVAFIWVYVFFPVMAKLPADYEQNYYFSGTVQVLNSATNQLNPAMPVNVTRALKASGLEDDVLLMDQKITFTHAQAGTELPFGSEEVYGLDRTTRANVAGYGDISRTGQFTFPANTQKQDYPFWSATAHQSLTAKFVKEETYQGLTVYVFQVDQKNINLGTYANTGIPQAGDFLINIKVEPVSGVPVYSDTTTTLKISPAPSVSMPIFISTIAYTTETIDEMVSTAESTKSMIMWASVYAFWIIIGVGIVFIGIGFFRSRTA; encoded by the coding sequence TTGTTCAAACGTTGGTGGCCCTCATTTTTAGGTACTCTCTTAGTGGCGGTGGCTTTTATCTGGGTGTATGTGTTTTTCCCGGTTATGGCTAAACTGCCGGCGGATTACGAACAGAATTATTATTTTTCCGGTACTGTTCAGGTACTGAACTCTGCTACCAATCAGCTTAATCCTGCCATGCCGGTCAATGTTACCCGTGCCCTGAAGGCCAGTGGTCTGGAAGATGATGTTCTGCTTATGGACCAGAAGATTACTTTTACCCACGCTCAGGCGGGTACAGAGTTGCCCTTTGGTTCAGAGGAAGTTTACGGGTTGGACAGAACTACCCGGGCGAATGTTGCCGGTTACGGGGATATCAGCCGCACCGGCCAGTTTACCTTTCCGGCAAATACCCAGAAGCAGGATTATCCATTCTGGTCTGCAACAGCCCACCAGAGCCTGACTGCCAAATTTGTCAAAGAGGAAACCTATCAGGGTCTGACTGTTTATGTCTTTCAGGTAGACCAGAAGAATATAAATCTGGGTACTTATGCTAATACCGGCATACCCCAAGCCGGAGATTTCCTGATAAATATCAAAGTAGAACCGGTCAGCGGAGTGCCTGTGTATTCAGATACCACTACCACCCTCAAAATTTCTCCCGCACCCTCAGTCAGCATGCCTATATTCATTTCAACCATAGCCTATACCACCGAAACCATTGACGAGATGGTAAGTACCGCTGAGTCCACCAAGAGTATGATTATGTGGGCCAGTGTCTATGCCTTCTGGATAATAATAGGTGTAGGCATTGTCTTTATTGGAATCGGGTTTTTCCGAAGCCGCACAGCTTAG
- a CDS encoding reductive dehalogenase, translating to MSKFHSMVSRRDFMKGLGLAGAGIGAVAASAPVFHDIDELIASDTAVQPRPWWVKERPIDDPTIEVDFSMMERHDGRNQGQSARVRAIYYGADRVLGAAALSAAELAERTASNYPGYTYRSRALAGSFKRVSQGTSPGWAETKDPAPVKTPEERGEPKWTGSPEEASRMLRAAMRAYGASLVGYTELTQEHRDHVIFSYEKGDSNNEKYIGTTVPVTAARPIVFESVPKAYETTEKLVIPNVPLWEIALSTQGSNELWRSAGTLLGGMANANTFYNCANLHASTYNFLRYLGYQLIGTIGNDSRYVGSEGGAAIMAGLGEASRQKLYTLTPEYGAPGRLYGVLTDLPLEPTHPIDAGIYRFCHSCQKCADSCPPQCISKEKEPSWDLPLTEGKETIYSVKGTKAFYNNLPLCRQYSNETSHGCRICWGECTFTVNRGALVHQIIKGTIANVPLFNTYFYKLGAAFGYGTDPEKAETWWDLSLPTLGQDSTIVAADAGYGK from the coding sequence ATGAGCAAGTTTCATTCAATGGTATCACGCCGTGATTTCATGAAGGGTCTGGGTCTTGCTGGGGCAGGTATTGGCGCAGTTGCTGCTTCAGCCCCTGTTTTCCATGACATTGACGAACTTATCGCCTCTGATACAGCTGTTCAGCCGCGTCCCTGGTGGGTCAAAGAGCGCCCTATTGATGACCCTACTATAGAGGTGGATTTCAGTATGATGGAACGCCATGACGGGCGTAATCAGGGACAATCCGCCAGAGTCAGAGCGATTTATTACGGGGCAGACAGAGTTTTGGGTGCTGCAGCTTTATCCGCTGCCGAACTGGCTGAAAGAACTGCTTCAAATTATCCCGGGTATACTTACCGTTCCAGGGCACTGGCCGGTAGTTTTAAACGGGTTTCTCAGGGCACTTCTCCCGGTTGGGCTGAAACCAAAGACCCCGCTCCGGTAAAAACTCCTGAAGAACGGGGTGAACCAAAGTGGACGGGTTCACCTGAAGAGGCTTCCCGTATGCTTAGGGCGGCTATGCGGGCTTATGGTGCTTCGCTGGTGGGCTATACCGAGCTTACTCAGGAACATCGTGACCATGTTATTTTCTCGTATGAGAAGGGCGATTCCAACAACGAAAAATACATCGGTACTACCGTTCCTGTTACCGCTGCCCGTCCTATTGTCTTTGAAAGTGTACCTAAAGCATATGAAACTACTGAAAAACTGGTTATCCCCAATGTACCCCTGTGGGAAATAGCCCTTTCAACCCAAGGTTCAAATGAACTCTGGCGTTCGGCTGGCACTTTGCTGGGCGGTATGGCAAATGCTAATACCTTCTACAATTGTGCTAACCTGCACGCTTCCACCTACAACTTCCTGCGTTACCTTGGTTACCAGCTTATCGGCACTATCGGTAATGATTCCCGTTATGTGGGTTCCGAGGGAGGAGCAGCTATCATGGCCGGTTTGGGTGAAGCCAGCCGCCAGAAGCTTTATACTCTCACCCCCGAATATGGTGCACCCGGACGTTTGTATGGCGTCTTAACGGACCTGCCTCTTGAACCTACCCACCCCATAGATGCAGGCATTTACCGTTTCTGCCACTCCTGCCAGAAGTGTGCAGATTCCTGTCCGCCGCAGTGTATATCTAAAGAAAAAGAACCTTCCTGGGATTTGCCGCTGACAGAGGGCAAAGAGACTATATACTCGGTGAAGGGCACTAAAGCCTTTTATAACAATCTGCCTCTCTGCCGCCAGTATTCCAACGAAACCTCCCATGGCTGCCGTATCTGCTGGGGTGAATGTACTTTTACCGTAAACCGAGGCGCTCTGGTTCATCAGATTATCAAAGGCACTATTGCCAATGTTCCTCTCTTCAACACCTACTTCTACAAGCTGGGTGCTGCCTTTGGCTATGGTACTGACCCTGAAAAAGCCGAAACATGGTGGGATCTCAGTCTGCCTACCCTTGGTCAGGACTCAACAATTGTTGCGGCTGATGCCGGTTACGGTAAATAG
- the pheA gene encoding prephenate dehydratase — MIKISIQGARGSFHDIVARHKFPGDSEIIESNTSHQVFEDVKKGLADYGVVAIENSLYGSFLENYDNLLNYESKIVGETYLHVILNLIALPGVKMEQIREVYTHPIAMIQAESFLEKHPSVIRIESHDTAGSVRMIKEKSLKTAAAIGSNLAAQLYDMKILAKDIETEKQNYTRFLIIAKEPKYPPQANKTSLAIKAENNAGSLYKCLKCFYDQGINLSKIESRPIMGRTWGYYFYLDFERGLNTPETQRALKELEKVTESIHILGSYEQGKVFEE, encoded by the coding sequence ATGATTAAAATTTCTATACAGGGAGCTCGCGGCTCTTTTCACGATATTGTAGCGCGCCATAAATTTCCCGGCGATTCCGAGATTATTGAAAGCAACACTTCTCATCAGGTATTTGAAGATGTTAAAAAAGGGCTGGCTGATTACGGAGTTGTAGCTATAGAAAACTCTCTTTACGGTTCGTTTCTGGAAAATTATGATAATTTACTTAACTACGAAAGCAAGATAGTCGGTGAAACTTATCTGCATGTTATCCTGAACCTGATTGCCCTGCCGGGTGTGAAGATGGAACAGATACGCGAAGTCTATACCCACCCTATTGCCATGATTCAGGCCGAATCTTTCCTTGAGAAACACCCCAGTGTGATACGTATAGAAAGCCACGATACCGCCGGCAGTGTCCGCATGATAAAGGAAAAAAGCCTGAAGACCGCTGCCGCCATAGGCAGCAATCTGGCCGCCCAGCTGTATGACATGAAAATACTGGCAAAGGATATTGAAACCGAAAAGCAAAACTACACCCGTTTTCTTATTATAGCCAAAGAACCCAAATACCCGCCTCAGGCGAACAAAACCTCTCTGGCTATAAAGGCTGAGAACAACGCCGGCAGCCTCTACAAATGCCTCAAATGTTTTTATGATCAGGGCATAAACCTGTCCAAGATAGAATCCCGCCCCATTATGGGACGTACCTGGGGTTATTATTTCTATCTGGATTTTGAACGGGGACTGAATACCCCTGAAACTCAGCGTGCCCTGAAGGAACTGGAAAAAGTGACCGAGAGCATTCATATTTTGGGTTCATATGAACAGGGTAAAGTATTTGAGGAATAG
- a CDS encoding SAM hydrolase/SAM-dependent halogenase family protein — MGIITLTTDFGLQDAYVAAMKGAILSINSNVRLLDISHQVEPQNIQQAAFLLGEASPYFPADTIHLAVVDPGVGSGRRGIILSTPGGIFIGPDNGIFSYVLSPYLPESTSNLLPAEGLLKLDIPRGVEAFQLSNPAFWLNPVSATFHGRDIFAPAAAYVSLGTSLSEFGPRLNWINAFHLPCPQAEVDGSFTGHVVYIDHFGNLITDIAPQMLPSDKSIRLEISGRTVYGLCQNYTQASGLLAVIGSSGRLEIALQGGSAAGLLSVRPGDCFHLSFLNSSKG; from the coding sequence GTGGGTATTATTACCCTTACTACTGACTTTGGCTTGCAAGATGCCTATGTGGCCGCCATGAAGGGGGCCATCCTGAGTATAAACTCAAATGTCCGTCTGCTGGATATTTCACATCAGGTAGAGCCCCAGAATATTCAGCAGGCGGCCTTTTTGTTGGGTGAGGCCAGCCCCTATTTCCCGGCAGACACCATTCACTTAGCTGTAGTAGACCCCGGAGTAGGCAGCGGCCGCCGGGGAATTATTTTATCCACTCCGGGCGGCATATTCATAGGTCCGGACAATGGTATTTTCAGTTATGTGCTCAGCCCCTATCTGCCCGAAAGTACCAGTAATTTGCTTCCGGCAGAGGGTCTGCTGAAGCTGGATATTCCCCGGGGTGTAGAAGCCTTTCAGTTATCCAATCCCGCTTTCTGGCTTAATCCGGTCAGTGCCACTTTTCATGGAAGGGATATATTTGCACCGGCCGCTGCTTATGTCAGTTTGGGTACTTCCCTTTCGGAATTTGGCCCGCGTCTTAACTGGATAAATGCTTTCCATTTGCCCTGTCCGCAAGCGGAGGTTGACGGTTCGTTTACCGGACACGTAGTGTACATAGACCACTTTGGAAATCTGATTACTGATATTGCCCCCCAAATGCTGCCTTCGGATAAATCTATAAGGCTTGAGATTTCCGGCCGAACCGTTTACGGGCTTTGCCAAAATTACACTCAGGCCAGCGGCTTGCTGGCTGTTATTGGCAGCAGCGGGCGGTTAGAGATTGCTCTTCAGGGTGGCAGTGCCGCCGGTTTGCTTTCGGTCCGCCCCGGTGATTGCTTTCATCTTAGTTTTCTAAATTCTTCCAAAGGTTGA
- the secG gene encoding preprotein translocase subunit SecG, with amino-acid sequence MQTYLIIAQIVLAVALTLAVLMQVKGGGLGGIFGQADSVYRTKRGIEKTLFILTIILVVLFLLVSLLMLKLS; translated from the coding sequence ATGCAAACCTACCTGATTATAGCCCAGATAGTGCTGGCCGTAGCCCTCACTCTGGCAGTCCTGATGCAAGTAAAAGGCGGAGGCCTGGGCGGTATCTTCGGGCAGGCAGACAGCGTCTACCGCACTAAAAGGGGTATAGAAAAGACTCTTTTTATACTCACCATCATACTGGTAGTCCTGTTCCTGCTGGTATCTCTGCTTATGCTGAAACTAAGCTAA